In a single window of the Zea mays cultivar B73 chromosome 5, Zm-B73-REFERENCE-NAM-5.0, whole genome shotgun sequence genome:
- the LOC542654 gene encoding nucleosome/chromatin assembly factor A104, which yields MTAPADKGKKAKTDADGGEENEQIDGALVFSIEKLQEIQDELEKVNEEASDKVMEVEQKYSEIRRPVYLKRGDIIKTIPDFWLTAFLSHPLLSELLTEEDQKIFKYLDSIDVDDSDVKAGYSIYLNFSENPYFEDTKLTKTYSFVDDGTTTIKASQIKWKDGMGPANGNGINKKGNKRPLVVESFFSWFSDTELKSLADGVQDEVAEIIKEDLWPNPLKYFNNEVEDEFEGDEEDDDDDDDDDNLDGDDNDDDGDQEN from the exons ATGACGGCACCGGCGGACAAGGGGAAGAAGGCCAAGACCGATGCCGACGGCGGCGAGGAGAACGAGCAAATCGACGGCGCCCTTGTCTTCTCCATCGAGAAGCTCCAGGAGATTCAGGACGAGCTCGAGAAG GTTAATGAGGAAGCAAGTGACAAGGTTATGGAGGTGGAGCAGAAATACAGTGAGATTCGCAGACCTGTCTATCTCAAGAGGGGTGACATTATCAAGACCATCCCGGACTTTTGGCTCACAGCG TTTTTGAGCCATCCTCTACTAAGTGAGCTTCTGACTGAAGAGGATCAGAAG ATATTCAAGTACTTGGACTCCATTGATGTCGATGATTCTGATGTTAAGGCAGGATATTCCATTTACCTT AACTTCTCTGAGAACCCGTACTTTGAAGACACAAAGCTTACAAAGACCTATTCCTTTGTTGATGATGGAACAACCACAATAAAAgcttctcaaattaagtggaagGATGGAATG GGACCTGCAAATGGAAATGGTATTAACAAGAAGGGAAACAAGCGGCCATTAGTAGTGGAAAG TTTTTTCTCCTGGTTTAGTGATACAGAGCTCAAGAGTCTTGCTGATGGTGTGCAAGATGAG GTGGCGGAGATCATCAAGGAAGACTTGTGGCCTAATCCTTTGAAGTACTTCAACAAT GAGGTTGAAGATGAATTTGAAGGAGATGAAGaagatgatgacgacgacgacgacgatgataat TTGGATGGTGATGACAATGACGATGATGGGGACCAGGAGAACTGA